A DNA window from Verrucomicrobiia bacterium contains the following coding sequences:
- a CDS encoding Ig domain-containing protein produces the protein MFHSIKRFWFVLALLLGGVQSMWGFALLGPINEPYQMDPTIGYGLSPIQGMGNAFPVDIGAPKNFGQGYRWNTPTNYYAFDASFATFFGSNGMAAVDQAFAMFNSLSNVSSYSPTLSEWPFKSSRVNFNAEALGLLDLKSATMQIMIEELGLASPDRWTWALHDRFLPSGAVCPDFEYIVIQRNFDPVTDNYSAYVNGELLGYTILDLCGLTVNPAAPFEADAEEFSTDPKYTLTAVAAGALTEEPGTFFTGFTRDDIGGLRYLYGANTVFNEPGDTNSVVFATNSTTTLLTTFNLAIFEAQALTNAPTMLSNLYPGLIITSTTNSFRQVVTTNFTFELVSVPQAPAGIVTLVPVVTLTTNFQELFFNTYANLVILHMGGLATETILQTSVTKDPHSPANTPIFDTNVVATLVLTPFTNGDFYILQANQCAPDVILPIAPLGTLTSITNQLPVVVLSGTAIPTTFVFNEVQTFTNFTYQVQEVDCASNNATVRQGMEHITFVRRDFDPLLSANWVPVTNTYHLTAVTNTAIVQTLQRVVSRPDILFTTADLTAGPGGMPLISVLNRSVPNFNTPNNGQPGPGTISPGITITLNDIGPVAINDGPYFHDIGGLIGIGGTPGTNSAFNFQWGSFDATTNAPVIYPSTASLISLEAELYFQVTTPLMMPSGKVGSVYIPNGLGMGTNGFQLQAAGATQFLPPQSPYLWSTNAPGLPAGLMLSTTGIISGTPTTAGTNQFTVQVTDAGARTAFKSLQIIITQ, from the coding sequence ATGTTTCACTCAATCAAAAGATTTTGGTTCGTGCTGGCGCTGTTGCTGGGCGGGGTCCAATCCATGTGGGGTTTTGCACTTTTGGGGCCGATCAATGAACCGTACCAGATGGATCCTACAATCGGCTATGGTCTTTCCCCGATTCAAGGCATGGGAAACGCCTTCCCGGTGGATATCGGCGCACCGAAAAATTTTGGCCAGGGTTATCGCTGGAACACTCCCACGAATTACTACGCGTTTGACGCAAGTTTCGCGACATTTTTCGGCTCCAACGGCATGGCCGCGGTGGACCAGGCTTTCGCGATGTTTAATAGCCTGAGCAATGTTTCAAGTTATAGCCCCACTTTGTCTGAATGGCCGTTTAAATCTTCCCGCGTCAATTTTAACGCTGAGGCGTTGGGTCTGCTGGATTTGAAATCCGCGACCATGCAGATCATGATCGAGGAGCTTGGGTTGGCTTCTCCGGATCGGTGGACTTGGGCTTTGCACGACAGATTTCTTCCGTCCGGAGCAGTTTGCCCGGATTTTGAGTATATCGTGATCCAGCGTAATTTTGATCCCGTCACTGATAACTACAGCGCTTATGTGAACGGCGAGTTGCTGGGTTATACCATTCTGGATCTTTGCGGTTTAACAGTTAATCCGGCAGCGCCCTTCGAGGCGGATGCCGAAGAATTTTCCACGGACCCTAAATACACGCTTACAGCCGTCGCTGCCGGCGCTTTAACCGAAGAGCCGGGAACCTTTTTTACCGGATTCACGCGAGATGACATCGGCGGGTTGCGTTATCTTTACGGCGCGAACACGGTGTTCAATGAACCGGGAGATACAAACAGCGTGGTGTTTGCGACCAACTCTACGACCACCCTTTTGACGACTTTCAATCTGGCCATTTTTGAGGCGCAAGCTTTGACCAATGCCCCGACGATGTTGAGCAATCTGTATCCCGGACTGATCATTACCAGCACAACAAACTCTTTTAGACAAGTCGTCACAACGAATTTTACGTTTGAACTTGTGAGCGTTCCTCAAGCGCCCGCGGGAATAGTTACTTTAGTACCCGTGGTGACGTTGACGACTAATTTTCAGGAATTGTTTTTCAATACTTATGCGAATTTAGTCATCTTGCATATGGGTGGTTTGGCGACTGAAACGATTCTGCAAACGTCGGTCACGAAAGATCCGCACTCGCCGGCGAATACTCCCATTTTTGATACGAACGTGGTTGCGACTCTCGTTCTAACTCCATTCACCAACGGTGATTTTTATATCCTGCAGGCCAACCAGTGCGCCCCCGATGTCATACTGCCTATTGCGCCATTGGGAACTTTAACGTCTATCACCAACCAACTGCCCGTGGTCGTGCTGTCCGGCACAGCGATTCCGACAACATTCGTTTTCAATGAAGTGCAGACCTTCACTAATTTCACGTATCAGGTACAGGAGGTTGATTGTGCTTCCAACAACGCGACCGTGCGCCAGGGAATGGAGCACATCACTTTTGTGCGGCGGGATTTCGATCCGCTTTTGAGCGCGAATTGGGTTCCCGTCACCAATACTTATCACCTGACCGCTGTCACGAACACCGCCATTGTCCAAACGCTCCAGCGCGTCGTTAGCCGGCCGGATATTCTTTTCACCACTGCGGATTTGACCGCGGGACCGGGCGGGATGCCACTGATTTCCGTGCTGAACCGTTCCGTTCCTAATTTCAACACTCCAAACAATGGCCAGCCTGGACCTGGAACGATCTCCCCGGGAATAACCATAACCTTGAACGATATTGGGCCGGTGGCTATAAATGACGGCCCTTATTTCCATGACATCGGTGGCCTGATCGGCATTGGTGGAACGCCGGGAACTAATTCAGCATTCAATTTTCAATGGGGTTCATTCGATGCCACGACCAATGCCCCGGTGATTTATCCGAGCACAGCCAGTCTGATCAGTTTGGAGGCCGAGTTATATTTTCAAGTCACGACGCCACTTATGATGCCTTCGGGGAAAGTCGGCTCGGTTTACATCCCCAATGGATTGGGCATGGGAACCAATGGCTTCCAATTACAAGCGGCGGGAGCCACGCAGTTTCTGCCGCCGCAATCACCGTATTTGTGGAGCACAAACGCGCCGGGCTTGCCAGCGGGCTTGATGCTTTCAACCACCGGAATCATTTCCGGAACGCCGACTACCGCTGGGACGAATCAGTTCACGGTGCAGGTGACAGATGCAGGGGCGCGGACGGCGTTCAAGTCATTGCAAATAATAATAACTCAATGA
- the pilM gene encoding type IV pilus assembly protein PilM has translation MLNSKSFLTVDFGAGSLKLAEFEVNEVGGLRLKQYGLKSLGAEGSKEETREGVMQKALQELISEKGVRAKDVNVCAPGFHVFSKFVKLPPVDTSKVTQIIQYEAQQNVPFPLAEVVWDYQILGSTSTGELEVLLVAIKSDIVEGLFRVTESAGLRLQLADVSPASLCNAFRYNYPDLDDCTMLLDIGAKTSNLLFFEKGKVYSRSINLGANSITQDFANEKKLAWGDAEKKKIAEGFVSLGGAYEEPENPDQAAISKIARQFMTRLHIQVNQTMQFYRGQQGGSAPQRLFLSGGASLMPYTAQFFAEKLNVPVEYFNPFRNVQIDPSINLEELARVAHSLGEVVGLGLRNLAHCPVELNLMPDSTLSWVQFNQKKPYFIATVFSLVLVVFLSSFVFKKLAAINRAELDKLTADIQPQQQKETQFKQARGELDKARQTADQFANWIDQRYFWADTLTELHKILIQVEATTGSTLNQPTGVWIEKFISYAPVAEDPNAQPGMNPTPGYNPNNNYRPTRRGEMAPPPVAPVAPAAGVPDTNEVSVITVLFRGVNLASPTLPSANSDIAYAVESALKADPLFDKDGTQLSGTIDPVDATGTFTFGVNLKLKHPLKL, from the coding sequence ATGTTAAATTCTAAGTCATTCTTGACGGTTGATTTCGGGGCGGGAAGCCTCAAGTTGGCCGAGTTCGAAGTCAATGAAGTTGGCGGGTTGCGGTTGAAGCAATACGGGCTCAAGTCGCTGGGCGCAGAAGGCTCCAAGGAAGAAACCCGCGAAGGTGTGATGCAGAAGGCCCTGCAGGAATTGATTTCCGAAAAGGGTGTCCGCGCCAAGGACGTCAATGTTTGCGCCCCCGGCTTCCACGTTTTTTCCAAGTTCGTCAAACTCCCTCCGGTAGATACTTCCAAGGTCACTCAAATCATCCAGTACGAAGCCCAGCAGAATGTCCCATTCCCGCTGGCGGAAGTCGTCTGGGATTACCAAATCCTCGGTTCGACCTCCACGGGCGAGTTGGAAGTCCTGCTCGTGGCGATCAAGTCGGACATCGTCGAAGGTTTGTTCCGCGTGACGGAATCGGCGGGCTTGCGTTTGCAACTGGCGGACGTTTCGCCGGCGTCCCTGTGCAATGCGTTTCGTTATAATTATCCGGACCTTGATGATTGCACGATGCTTTTGGACATCGGAGCCAAGACCAGCAATTTGTTGTTCTTCGAGAAGGGCAAAGTTTATTCCCGCAGCATCAACCTTGGTGCGAATTCCATCACGCAGGATTTTGCAAATGAGAAGAAGCTCGCGTGGGGCGATGCTGAGAAGAAGAAAATCGCCGAGGGTTTCGTGAGTTTGGGCGGCGCGTACGAAGAGCCGGAAAATCCCGACCAGGCGGCCATTTCCAAGATTGCGCGCCAGTTCATGACGCGGTTGCACATCCAGGTCAACCAGACGATGCAGTTTTATCGCGGCCAGCAGGGCGGTTCGGCGCCGCAGCGGCTGTTCCTGTCGGGCGGCGCGTCCCTGATGCCTTATACGGCGCAATTTTTCGCGGAAAAATTGAATGTGCCCGTCGAATATTTCAACCCGTTCCGCAACGTCCAGATTGACCCATCCATCAACCTGGAAGAACTCGCGCGCGTGGCGCATTCATTGGGTGAAGTCGTGGGCCTGGGGTTGCGCAATCTGGCGCATTGCCCGGTGGAATTGAATTTGATGCCGGACAGCACCTTGAGCTGGGTGCAGTTCAACCAGAAGAAGCCTTATTTCATCGCCACGGTGTTCAGTCTCGTGCTGGTGGTGTTCCTCTCCAGCTTCGTCTTCAAGAAATTGGCCGCGATCAACCGCGCGGAGTTGGATAAGTTGACCGCGGACATCCAGCCGCAGCAACAAAAGGAAACGCAATTCAAGCAGGCGCGCGGGGAGTTGGACAAGGCCCGCCAAACGGCAGACCAATTTGCAAATTGGATTGATCAACGCTATTTCTGGGCGGACACCTTGACGGAGTTGCACAAAATTCTCATCCAGGTCGAAGCCACCACCGGCAGCACGCTCAATCAACCGACTGGCGTCTGGATCGAAAAATTTATTTCCTACGCGCCGGTGGCGGAAGATCCCAATGCGCAGCCCGGCATGAATCCCACGCCCGGCTACAATCCAAATAATAATTACCGGCCGACGCGCCGCGGCGAGATGGCCCCGCCGCCCGTGGCGCCGGTGGCGCCGGCTGCCGGTGTGCCCGACACGAATGAAGTCTCGGTCATCACGGTATTATTTCGCGGCGTGAACCTTGCCAGTCCCACGCTGCCCTCGGCGAACTCCGACATCGCTTACGCGGTGGAGAGCGCGCTTAAGGCCGACCCGCTTTTTGACAAGGACGGAACCCAACTCTCCGGCACCATTGACCCTGTTGATGCAACCGGGACGTTCACTTTCGGGGTGAACCTGAAATTGAAACACCCATTGAAGTTATAG
- a CDS encoding Amuc_1100 family pilus-like protein: protein MAWIKRNLYFVIGSVIALALMGVGGYYLYTQIADESSVSDQIKAQYAELDRLVGQNPHPGNDTINNIQAAKDQAAALRAYVKKVQPYFQPIPPVPESETTNRISDREFASSLRITISQLQHLATNQSVQLPPDYYFTFEAQRKIMNFDAASIGQLAQHLGEIKTICELLFDAKVNSLDSIRREIVSPNDDSPPDYLTQKTVSTPLADLTPYEITFRCFSSELAIVLANFASSTNAFLVKTINVEPSGVGTMADEQGGSAFANQPIPPSRMPVPYNPYRGGYPGMRRGDVPPPAAMMPAPVAPVSHSGPQVILNEHPLRVTLTLQVVKIKPLAAK, encoded by the coding sequence ATGGCCTGGATTAAGCGGAATTTATATTTTGTCATCGGCAGTGTCATCGCGCTCGCATTGATGGGCGTGGGGGGATATTACCTTTATACGCAGATAGCCGACGAAAGCTCGGTGTCTGACCAGATCAAGGCGCAATACGCCGAACTGGATCGCCTGGTGGGGCAGAACCCGCACCCGGGAAATGACACGATCAATAACATTCAGGCCGCGAAAGACCAGGCGGCCGCCCTGCGTGCCTACGTTAAAAAAGTTCAGCCCTACTTCCAGCCGATCCCGCCGGTTCCTGAATCCGAAACGACCAACCGGATTTCCGATCGTGAGTTTGCCTCCAGCCTGCGCATCACGATTTCCCAGTTGCAACATCTGGCAACGAATCAAAGCGTGCAGTTGCCCCCGGATTATTATTTCACCTTTGAAGCGCAGCGGAAGATCATGAATTTCGACGCGGCCAGCATTGGGCAACTGGCGCAGCATCTCGGCGAGATCAAGACGATCTGCGAATTGCTCTTCGACGCCAAAGTGAATTCGCTCGACAGCATCCGCCGCGAAATTGTCTCTCCCAATGACGACAGCCCGCCGGATTACCTGACGCAAAAAACCGTTTCGACTCCGCTGGCCGACCTGACGCCTTACGAGATCACGTTCCGTTGTTTCAGTTCCGAGTTGGCGATTGTGCTAGCCAATTTCGCCAGTTCCACCAACGCGTTTTTAGTCAAGACCATCAATGTGGAACCGTCCGGCGTGGGAACGATGGCGGACGAGCAGGGCGGTTCTGCGTTCGCGAATCAGCCGATTCCGCCGAGCCGGATGCCTGTTCCGTATAATCCGTATCGCGGCGGCTACCCAGGAATGCGCCGGGGGGACGTGCCGCCACCGGCAGCCATGATGCCTGCGCCGGTCGCGCCGGTCAGCCACAGCGGACCGCAGGTGATCCTCAATGAACATCCGTTGCGCGTGACCCTGACGTTGCAGGTGGTCAAAATCAAGCCGCTTGCGGCAAAATAA
- a CDS encoding UDP-glucuronic acid decarboxylase family protein yields MPAKKKRPAKSSQPCSVVTGGAGFLGSHLTDLLLSRGHKVIAIDNFVTGSVDNISHLSGNPNFKFIQQDVTEFLFMHDAVDFVWHFASPASPIDYLEIPIQTLKVGSLGTHKALGLAKNKGARLLLASTSEIYGDPLVHPQREDYWGNVNTIGPRGCYDEAKRFAEAMVMAYHREHKVETRIVRIFNTYGPRMRLRDGRVVPAFISQALTNKPITIFGEGKQTRSFCYVSDLIEGIYRLMNSSTAEPVNIGNPHEMTMLQFAEEIIRATGSRSRITHKPLPQDDPKQRKPDITRAKTLLQWEPKVPLKEGLKKTIEYFRGKV; encoded by the coding sequence ATGCCTGCGAAGAAAAAACGGCCCGCGAAAAGTTCCCAGCCTTGTTCGGTAGTCACCGGCGGCGCGGGTTTTCTCGGCTCTCATCTGACCGACCTGCTGCTCTCTCGCGGACATAAAGTCATTGCCATAGATAATTTTGTCACCGGCTCGGTGGACAACATCTCGCATCTGAGCGGCAACCCGAATTTCAAGTTCATCCAGCAGGACGTCACCGAGTTTCTTTTCATGCACGACGCGGTGGATTTTGTCTGGCACTTCGCCTCGCCCGCCAGCCCGATTGATTACCTGGAAATACCCATCCAGACCTTGAAAGTCGGCTCACTGGGCACGCACAAGGCGCTGGGTTTGGCGAAGAACAAGGGCGCGCGGCTGTTGCTGGCGTCCACCTCGGAAATTTACGGCGACCCGCTGGTTCATCCGCAGCGCGAGGATTACTGGGGCAACGTCAACACCATCGGCCCGCGCGGTTGCTATGATGAAGCCAAGCGGTTCGCCGAGGCGATGGTCATGGCCTATCATCGCGAGCACAAAGTGGAGACGCGCATCGTGCGCATCTTCAATACCTACGGCCCGCGCATGCGTTTGCGGGACGGGCGGGTGGTTCCGGCCTTCATCAGCCAGGCATTGACCAATAAGCCGATAACCATCTTCGGCGAGGGCAAACAGACGCGCAGTTTTTGTTACGTTTCCGATTTGATTGAAGGCATTTACCGATTAATGAACAGTTCGACCGCTGAACCTGTCAATATTGGTAACCCGCATGAGATGACGATGCTCCAATTTGCCGAGGAGATCATTCGGGCAACGGGGTCGCGAAGCCGCATCACCCACAAGCCGTTGCCGCAGGATGATCCCAAGCAGAGGAAGCCGGACATCACGCGGGCGAAGACGTTGTTGCAATGGGAACCGAAAGTGCCCTTAAAGGAGGGGCTGAAAAAAACCATCGAGTATTTCCGCGGCAAAGTGTAA